Proteins encoded in a region of the Anopheles aquasalis chromosome 2, idAnoAquaMG_Q_19, whole genome shotgun sequence genome:
- the LOC126570707 gene encoding transmembrane protein 62-like: MRFTTAALTMIVCIVGSSIFVANLASLIGFDKQLSSRLDAALDDGHNQAHRQLRLDDSPSHLMWFLQISDIHISKYLDPSRVAHLVEFCNRTVDIIRPSVVLASGDLTDAKTSNYLGSQQHEQEWRWYNELLHDTNVLNRTIWLDIRGNHDNFNVPALQARQDLFTNYSAQGKYHTRSYMRQIERGGERYAFIAVDACLDPGPKRPFNFVGMLSINETRHLLNLSEQSRATGSNYTIWFGHYPTSCILTPGLGSGGIRNLIGRYREAYAYLSGHFHTLGGAVPHMYTLQDEGFLELELGDWMRNRRYRLAAFDHGYFSFVDVQHNQWPVVLVTNPKEALFNIPEKESPGPVLESTHIRILIFSPAKITECQVKLDAGSWEECIRINRELYVVRWEPSLYKRGLHRLLVYVLDEDGRSRVVEQKFTLDGSRLSFDFLAKLVLMYDTNKLFQAFFSVALIIYLVPLCVFRIWHSLVRKGTLPRPRPRTFGFNTWIRKIWILSTVDRLMFPLVGYCLYLACGPWSFGEIIDGYMGVVFVWGIFVNNAFLPGTLTYLYGFFQLMLCQLPLTIIFANNASRRFYRRDMEKNHGWIVTLWKNATFILIMTVEVILAAIFWHSYGLLAFIIAPLRVWSIVMNIILWHQSRYIPEKCLRSAATVWSLSEPKISTLSQ; this comes from the exons ATGCGATTCACAACAGCAGCTTTGACTATGATCGTGTGTATCGTTGGTTCCTCTATATTTGTAGCCAATTTAGCTAGCCTTATCGGGTTCGACAAGCAACTTAGCAGCCGTTTAGATGCGGCTTTGGATGATGGCCACAATCAGGCGCACCGGCAACTTAGACTAGACGACAGCCCGAGCCATCTGATGTGGTTTTTGCAG ATCTCGGACATTCACATCAGCAAGTATCTGGATCCATCTCGCGTGGCACACTTGGTGGAATTTTGCAATCGGACAGTGGATATTATCCGCCCTAGTGTCGTTCTTGCTTCCGGCGATCTAACAGACGCCAAAACGTCGAATTATCTCGGATCTCAGCAGCACGAACAAGAGTGGCGTTGGTACAATGAGCTGCTACATGACACAAACGTGCTAAATCGAACTATATGGTTGGACATACGTGGCAATCACGATAACTTCAACGTGCCCGCCTTGCAGGCACGACAGGACCTATTCACCAATTATTCAGCCCAAGGCAAATATCACACCCGCTCGTACATGCGGCAGATCGAGCGGGGAGGAGAACGGTATGCGTTCATCGCTGTGGACGCTTGCCTCGATCCGGGTCCGAAAAGACCATTCAACTTCGTGGGTATGCTGTCGATCAACGAAACGCGCCATCTGCTTAATCTGTCCGAGCAATCTCGGGCCACGGGTAGCAACTACACAATCTGGTTTGGACACTATCCTACGTCATGCATTTTAACGCCAGGCTTGGGTTCTGGGGGCATTCGCAACCTGATCGGACGCTATCGGGAGGCATACGCGTACCTTTCAGGTCACTTCCATACGCTTGGGGGGGCCGTACCACATATGTACACATTGCAGGATGAAGGATTTTTAGAGCTGGAGCTAGGCGACTGGATGCGTAATAGACGATACCGATTGGCTGCGTTTGATCATGGATACTTTTCGTTTGTTGATGTGCAGCACAATCAATGGCCAGTTGTTTTGGTGACTAATCCAAAAGAGGCGCTTTTTAATATCCCTGAAAAGGAATCGCCGGGTCCAGTTCTTGAATCTACCCACATTCgaatattaatattttctcCGGCCAAAATCACAGAGTGTCAGGTAAAGCTCGACGCCGGCAGCTGGGAGGAATGCATACGTATTAATCGGGAGTTGTATGTAGTGCGATGGGAACCATCGCTTTACAAACGAGGCCTCCATAGGCTATTGGTGTATGTTCTGGACGAAGATGGTCGGAGCCGCGTTGTGGAGCAAAAATTTACACTAGATGGATCCCGGCTGAGTTTCGATTTTCTAGCAAAACTCGTGCTAATGTACGATACAAACAAATTGTTCCAGGCATTCTTTAGTGTTGCTCTCATCATATATCTAGTGCCATTATGTGTGTTTCGAATATGGCATAGTCTTGTTCGAA AAGGCACACTGCCTCGACCTCGACCTCGCACTTTTGGTTTCAATACCTGGATACGCAAAATCTGGATCCTTTCTACCGTTGATCGGCTAATGTTTCCCCTCGTGGGCTACTGTCTGTATCTGGCATGTGGCCCCTGGTCATTCGGGGAGATCATCGATGGGTACATGGGTGTAGTTTTTGTGTGGGGAATTTTCGTTAACAACGCCTTTCTACCTGGTACTCTCACCTATTTGTACGGCTTTTTCCAACTCATGCTGTGTCAGCTCCCGTTGACCATTATTTTTGCCAACAATGCCTCACGACG ctTCTATCGCCGGGACATGGAAAAGAATCATGGATGGATAGTGACGCTGTGGAAGAACGCGACATTCATTCTTATAATGACGGTGGAGGTAATATTAGCTGCAATCTTTTGGCATTCTTACGGCCTGCTGGCCTTCATCATCGCTCCTTTGCGGGTTTGGTCGATTGTAATGAACATAATCCTATGGCATCAGTCGCGCTACATTCCCGAGAAATGTCTACGATCAGCTGCAACCGTGTGGTCTTTATCGGAACCAAAAATTTCCACACTTTCCCAGTAA
- the LOC126570711 gene encoding proton-gated ion channel subunit pbo-6-like, whose translation MFFTWGGLIMLVMRASVSAEPMKPFECVGKGDINSTEAALKSSLFCNTNYNPRYRPVKYQQDRLAMYIGAEVINVERTRHEEARLEVTLELLMQWYDDFLNWKRSSHNIETINVSEHNLWTPTFAVKSFQKSTRDQSTKQCTNVKCHLSYDGEVIYTVLCTFLVDCYSEARYWAFDTKICTLRIYSSEYDTNQLSLFHFQRRLSYPSYPLLPYKITSFQMATVNSTMSPEFRMDIAIERMVGSHLVVFIVFIVLLVLINLLTPWIWITSSARAITCTVTVVLHTLYMILLYWYGSIKMKPVLTLAHLLLCSFLLAVFFTAWTYYARFQTNRPEPNILQRRGLIHFMCVLRKNRLFSMFLSIGYFDHSNKQIEELSCEWGDTRRAYNTGRYSSSVTQMTDTDTPPANTDGNQRRMELNLLMQAFDRILFCIMLTAYTLLLFVYAI comes from the exons ATGTTCTTCACGTGGGGAGGCTTAATTATGCTAGTAATGAGGGCTAGTGTATCGGCTG AACCCATGAAGCCTTTTGAATGCGTGGGAAAGGGGGATATCAACAGCACGGAGGCTGCTTTGAAAAGTTCATTATTTTGTAATACAAACTATAATCCTCGGTACCGACCAGTCAAGTATCAACAGGACCGCCTAGCAATGTACATTGGTGCTGAAGTGATCAACGTAGAGCGA acgcgtCACGAAGAAGCAAGGCTGGAAGTAACATTAGAACTGTTGATG CAATGGtatgatgattttttaaacTGGAAACGGTCCAGCCACAATATCGAAACCATTAACGTGTCAGAACACAACCTGTGGACTCCAACGTTTGCGGTGAAATCTTTTCAAAA aTCAACACGCGATCAGAGTACAAAACAGTGTACTAACGTTAAATGCCATCTCAGCTATGATGGAGAAGTGATCTATACTGTTCTGTGCACATTTCTAGTCGATTGTTATTCTGAAGCACGATACTGGGCCTTTGATACGAAGATATGCACGCTTCGAATCTATTCGTCTGAGTACGACACCAATCAGCTGTCgctgtttcactttcaacgcCGTCTATCCTATCCTAGCTACCCCCTACTACCATACAAAATTACTTCGTTCCAAATGGCCACAGTAAATAGCACAATGAGCCCTGAGTTTCGCATGGACATAGCCATCGAACGGATGGTTGGATCACATCTGGTAGTATTTATAGTGTTTATTGTGC tACTTGTTTTGATCAATCTTCTTACTCCTTGGATATGGATTACGTCGAGTGCCCGGGCGATAACATGCACAGTAACCGTTGTCTTGCACACTCTTTACATGATTCTCCTCTACTGGTACGGCTCAATCAAAATGAAGCCGGTCCTTACCCTTGCACACCTGCTACTTTGTTCATTCCTTctggcagttttttttacagcCTGGACATACTATGCCAGGTTCCAAACTAATCGGCCCGAGCCAAACATTTTGCAGCGACGTGGACTAATTCATTTTATGTGCGTGTTAAGAAAAAACCGCCTGTTTAGTATGTTTCTATCTATTGGATACTTCGATCACAGCAACAAACAGATCGAGGAGCTCTCATGTGAATGGGGCGACACGCGACGCGCCTACAACACTGGAAGATATTCGTCGAGTGTCACCCAAATGACCGATACTGATACTCCACCAGCGAACACGGATGGGAATCAGCGGCGCATGGAGTTGAATTTACTAATGCAAGCGTTCGATCGTATACTGTTTTGTATCATGTTAACTGCCTATACATTATTACTTTTCGTTTATGCTATCTAA
- the LOC126570705 gene encoding uncharacterized protein LOC126570705, which yields MSSDKEFGEFGELQNFIAQAKFKKAFVCAANVLDQRSSGPAPTVATESASEDPLRELFLFTINKYADQLETEGKIERVFEIIEQGLEYFPGHPELLNETGVRLQRYGRSLEASICFERVLLQDPRCLKAYQNLQNTKCELVERWHFRMLNDVVRNAAFRAAIENHIAAGYDEVLDIGTGTGLLSIYALHCAGIRKAAACDGSEIMVQIARDVFGANGLSDRVCLFQSFSQDLKIDDRFSLIVTETLDSGAFGEGILETLIHAKKHLLLPRGKIIPAKVALHISGYQSRALTTSNILINEAFSEEFSLPSNCLLSKEGNKGYDAEDISRIQANDDFEFVSDTKPALVVDFNDLDCLIRHNDGSEVGEVILTCRDNGLLLDGLVVWFDLQLDDQNAISTDPTTNTCWNQAIFRLNQRLPVVKDQQLKVAISCKDGTLAVAHNLNSVDNQISVDEHVIEFLNDNEYYSNLNESVDALSDMEKILDLSLFPYAGLKLLKEGKARMLFCLDQAEDLVEFIANQNDIPMGSIMLINSIQEILVLNDYTLDLIILQPIDVFGQISSELFCLYQSLLPKLKPTGTIIPSILELHGSLIESDWIIKCSRVDNKELEEFQISKYLASLETENHLDLGSFTFHQLSESIKLADVQFDGTLHEHDVELRLYEPTDATRVHAILYYYHLGFTPDLPKLSTNRSHSFAKRSAFIIPKCTFQATSGAATNIGDQSEVAKVPSHFEPLSQLRLTVLQNHGVLKCAVATADVRESLKYPLVASNVQY from the exons ATGAGCAGTGATAAGGAATTCGGTGAATTCGGTGAATTACAAAATTTCATAGCGCAGGCCAAATTCAAGAAGGCGTTCGTTTGTGCTGCGAATGTTCTAGACCAGCGGTCGAGCGGACCAgcaccgacggtggccacggaatCCGCTTCGGAAGATCCGCTTCGTGAGCTGTTCCTGTTTACCATCAACAAGTACGCGGACCAACTCGAGACGGAAGGCAAGATTGAACGCGTATTCGAAATCATTGAGCAAGGCTTGGAATACTTTCCTGGGCATCCGGAGCTTCTGAACGAGACAGGTGTTCGTCTGCAAAG ATACGGTCGATCTTTAGAAGCTTCAATTTGCTTTGAGCGCGTGCTACTGCAGGATCCACGTTGTCTCAAAGCGTATcaaaatctacaaaacacaaaatgtgAACTTGTGGAAAGGTGGCATTTTCGGATGTTGAATGATGTGGTGCGTAATGCCGCCTTTCGAGCCGCAATTGAAAACCACATCGCAGCGGGATATGACGAGGTGCTGGACATCGGCACAGGAACTGGACTACTCTCAATATACGCACTGCACTGCGCAGGAATTCGGAAGGCGGCCGCATGCGATGGATCTGAAATAATGGTGCAAATCGCGAGAGACGTGTTTGGTGCGAACGGGCTGAGCgatcgtgtttgtttgttccagAGCTTCTCACAAGATTTAAAAATCGACGACCGGTTTTCTCTCATCGTTACTGAGACCCTCGATTCTGGTGCATTCGGGGAGGGCATCCTTGAGACGTTAATACACGCCAAAAAGCATCTTCTTTTGCCCAGAGGAAAAATTATCCCAGCAAAGGTAGCATTGCATATTTCAGGATATCAATCGCGAGCATTAACCACAAGCAATATTTTAATCAACGAAGCATTTAGCGAAGAATTTTCTTTGCCTAGTAATTGCCTTTTGTCCAAAGAAGGCAACAAGGGCTACGATGCGGAGGACATTAGTCGTATACAGGCGAATGATGACTTTGAATTCGTGTCCGACACGAAGCCAGCACTGGTTGTAGACTTTAACGATCTCGACTGTCTAATTCGTCATAACGACGGATCGGAAGTAGGCGAAGTGATTCTAACGTGCCGCGATAATGGATTGCTTCTTGACGGGCTCGTTGTGTGGTTTGATCTGCAATTAGACGATCAGAATGCCATCAGTACCGATCCCACTACAAATACGTGCTGGAATCAAGCCATATTTCGCTTGAACCAACGGCTTCCGGTGGTAAAGGACCAACAGCTGAAGGTAGCGATATCCTGTAAGGATGGGACGCTTGCCGTAGCCCACAATCTCAACTCTGTCGATAATCAGATAAGTGTTGATGAGCATGTAATTGAGTTTCTCAACGACAATGAATATTATTCTAATCTGAATGAGTCCGTTGATGCTCTATCGGACATGGAGAAGATTCTTGATTTGTCACTCTTTCCTTACGCAGGTTTGAAGCTGCTCAAGGAAGGAAAAGCCCGAATGCTGTTCTGCCTGGATCAGGCTGAAGATTTGGTAGAATTTATCGCCAACCAAAACGACATTCCTATGGGTAGCATAATGCTAATTAACTCTATACAGGAGATATTAGTTTTGAACGACTACACTCTCGATCTCATTATACTGCAACCGATAGACGTGTTCGGTCAGATCAGTAGCGAACTTTTCTGCCTCTATCAATCACTCTTACCCAAACTCAAACCAACCGGCACTATCATCCCCTCAATTCTGGAGCTCCATGGAAGCCTTATTGAGTCCGATTGGATCATTAAATGCAGCCGAGTGGACAACAAAGAACTCGAGGAATTCCAGATCAGTAAATATTTGGCGTCACtagaaacggaaaaccatcTCGATCTTGGGTCGTTTACTTTCCACCAACTATCTGAGTCTATCAAGCTGGCTGATGTGCAGTTCGACGGTACGCTGCACGAACATGATGTGGAATTAAGACTCTATGAACCCACTGACGCAACTCGAGTACACGCCATATTGTATTACTATCATCTTGGGTTCACACCAGACCTACCAAAGTTAAGCACCAACCGTTCACATTCTTTTGCTAAGCGCTCGGCTTTCATCATTCCGAAATGTACATTCCAAGCAACCAGTGGAGCAGCCACCAACATTGGTGATCAATCTGAAGTGGCTAAAGTCCCAAGCCATTTTGAACCACTAAGCCAGTTGCGCTTGACAGTGCTCCAAAATCATGGAGTTTTAAAATGTGCTGTTGCAACCGCTGACGTCAGGGAAAGTTTAAAATATCCTCTAGTCGCATCTAATGTGCAATATTAG